The Mycobacterium seoulense genome has a window encoding:
- a CDS encoding CocE/NonD family hydrolase: MSITSTRADQPPLHTLRHLGGRAVGRLLGLPAATADYAVERVRVPMRDGVELVADHYAPATAAAAGTLLVRGPYGRAFPFSLVFGALYAARGYHVVLQSVRGTFGSGGDFEPMANEAADGADTVAWLREQPWFTGRFATVGLSYLGFTQWALLTDPPPELAAAVITVGPHDFNASVWGTGSFAINDFLGWSDMVAHQEDPVRARSALRQLQNRNRVARAALGLPVADTVRELLGAGAPWFESWVEHSDPTDPFWDRLRCGDALERVDVPVLLIGGWQDIFVRQTLQQYGHLRRRGVDVALTMGPWTHTQLLTTGLSTCVRESLDWLGSHLGGAPGPDRPSRVHVYVTGSDKGQGWRNVADWPPATTERALYLRPGGHLGETAPTDLTRLAPATFRYDPADPTPTTGGPLLSPNGGYRDDSRLASRDDVLAFTSLTLTHDVCVYGSPVVELAHGADNPHADLFVRVSEVDAKGRSTNVCDGYRRLGAVAGNARKPVRVELDGIAHRFRAGSRIRVLIAGSWFPRYARNLGTDEPILTGRQSKPVTHTVRYGRSRLLLPVGPRDLSGNGAADASGDLG, from the coding sequence GTGAGTATCACCTCGACGCGCGCCGACCAGCCCCCGCTGCACACGCTGCGACACCTCGGCGGCAGGGCCGTCGGCCGGTTGCTGGGCCTGCCCGCGGCGACCGCCGATTACGCCGTGGAACGCGTCCGGGTGCCGATGCGCGACGGCGTCGAGCTGGTGGCCGATCACTACGCACCGGCCACCGCGGCGGCGGCCGGCACCCTGCTGGTCCGGGGACCGTACGGGCGCGCCTTCCCGTTCTCGCTGGTGTTCGGTGCGCTGTACGCGGCGCGCGGCTACCACGTCGTGCTGCAGAGCGTCCGCGGCACGTTCGGCTCCGGCGGGGATTTCGAGCCGATGGCCAACGAGGCCGCCGACGGCGCCGACACGGTCGCCTGGCTGCGCGAGCAGCCCTGGTTCACCGGCCGCTTCGCCACCGTCGGCCTGTCCTACCTCGGGTTCACCCAGTGGGCGCTGCTGACCGATCCGCCGCCGGAGCTCGCCGCCGCCGTCATCACCGTGGGTCCGCACGATTTCAACGCCTCGGTGTGGGGCACCGGCTCGTTCGCGATCAACGACTTCCTGGGCTGGAGCGACATGGTCGCCCACCAGGAGGATCCGGTGCGCGCCCGGTCCGCGCTGCGCCAGCTGCAGAACCGGAACAGGGTGGCACGGGCGGCGCTCGGGCTGCCCGTCGCCGACACGGTCAGGGAGCTGCTCGGCGCCGGCGCGCCGTGGTTCGAGTCGTGGGTCGAGCACTCCGATCCCACCGATCCGTTCTGGGACAGGCTGCGCTGCGGCGACGCCCTGGAACGCGTCGACGTGCCCGTCCTGCTGATCGGCGGTTGGCAGGACATCTTCGTCAGGCAGACGTTGCAGCAGTACGGGCATCTGCGCCGGCGGGGCGTCGACGTCGCGCTCACCATGGGTCCCTGGACCCATACCCAGCTGCTCACCACCGGGCTGAGCACGTGCGTGCGGGAGTCGCTGGATTGGCTGGGCAGCCACCTCGGTGGCGCGCCCGGCCCGGACCGGCCCAGCCGGGTCCACGTCTACGTCACCGGCTCCGACAAGGGGCAGGGCTGGCGCAACGTGGCCGACTGGCCGCCCGCCACCACCGAGCGCGCGCTGTATCTGCGGCCCGGCGGCCACCTGGGCGAGACCGCGCCGACGGACCTGACGCGGTTGGCGCCGGCGACCTTCCGCTACGACCCCGCCGACCCGACGCCCACCACCGGCGGCCCGCTGCTGTCGCCGAACGGCGGCTATCGCGACGACAGCCGGCTCGCGTCGCGCGACGACGTGCTGGCCTTCACCAGCCTGACCCTCACCCATGACGTGTGCGTCTACGGCAGCCCCGTCGTCGAGCTGGCGCACGGCGCGGACAACCCGCATGCCGACCTGTTCGTGCGGGTGAGCGAGGTCGACGCCAAGGGCCGGTCGACGAACGTCTGCGACGGCTACCGGCGGCTCGGGGCCGTCGCCGGGAACGCGAGGAAGCCCGTCCGGGTCGAACTCGACGGCATCGCCCATCGCTTTCGCGCCGGCTCGCGCATCCGCGTGCTGATCGCCGGCAGCTGGTTTCCCCGCTACGCGCGCAACCTGGGCACCGACGAGCCGATCTTGACCGGCCGGCAATCCAAGCCGGTCACCCACACCGTGCGCTACGGGCGCTCCCGGTTGCTGCTGCCCGTCGGCCCGCGTGACCTGTCAGGCAACGGCGCGGCGGACGCGAGCGGCGACCTCGGCTAG
- a CDS encoding DUF3558 domain-containing protein: MFAKVRLIGAVGALVAAAIAGTAGWQGAAPGPAGGGRVELRSTAAPLETTMKSPIVATTDPRPFDACEDIPFDAVQRLGLAFTPPEHEDGLRCHFDAGNYQLAVEPIIWRTYEASLPPDAVETTIAGHRAAQYWVLKPTYHNSYWYYSCMVAFKTSYGVLQQALYYSTVYSNPEVDCMSTNLQRANDLTPYYKF, translated from the coding sequence GTGTTCGCCAAGGTGCGTCTGATCGGGGCGGTCGGCGCCCTCGTCGCAGCGGCCATAGCAGGCACGGCGGGCTGGCAGGGCGCCGCGCCGGGGCCGGCGGGCGGCGGGCGCGTCGAGCTGCGCTCGACCGCGGCGCCGCTGGAAACCACCATGAAGAGCCCGATCGTGGCGACCACCGACCCGCGGCCGTTCGACGCCTGCGAGGACATCCCGTTCGACGCGGTGCAGCGGCTCGGGCTGGCCTTCACGCCGCCCGAGCACGAAGACGGCCTGCGCTGCCACTTCGACGCGGGTAACTACCAGCTGGCCGTCGAGCCCATCATCTGGCGCACCTACGAGGCGTCGCTGCCGCCCGACGCCGTCGAGACCACGATCGCGGGCCACCGCGCCGCGCAGTACTGGGTGCTCAAGCCGACGTATCACAACAGCTACTGGTATTACTCCTGCATGGTCGCGTTCAAGACCAGCTACGGCGTGCTGCAGCAGGCGCTCTACTACTCGACCGTCTACTCCAACCCCGAGGTCGACTGCATGTCCACCAACCTGCAGCGCGCGAACGACCTCACGCCCTATTACAAATTCTGA
- a CDS encoding metallophosphoesterase family protein — protein sequence MWAVSDLHTGHLGNKPVTESLHPSSPDDWLIVAGDVAERTDEIRWALDLLRRRFAKVIWVPGNHELWTTTRDPVQIFGKARYDYLVNMCDEMGVVTPEHPFPVWTERGGPATIVPMFLLYDYSFLPEGATSKAEGLTIARERNVVATDEFLLSSEPYPTREAWCRERLATTRARLEKLDWMTPTVLVNHFPLVREPCDALFYPEFSLWCGTTKTADWHTRYNAVCSVYGHLHIPRTTWYDDVRFEEVSVGYPREWRRRKPHSWLRQVLPDPQYAPGYLNDFGGHFEITPEMRQQAAQFRERLRQRQSR from the coding sequence CTGTGGGCCGTGTCCGACCTGCACACCGGACACCTGGGCAACAAGCCGGTCACCGAATCGCTGCACCCGTCCTCGCCCGACGATTGGCTGATCGTCGCCGGCGACGTCGCCGAGCGCACCGACGAGATCCGGTGGGCCCTGGACCTGCTGCGCCGGCGGTTCGCCAAGGTGATCTGGGTGCCCGGCAACCACGAGCTGTGGACCACGACGCGCGACCCCGTGCAGATCTTCGGCAAGGCCCGCTACGACTACCTGGTCAACATGTGCGACGAGATGGGCGTCGTCACGCCGGAGCATCCCTTCCCGGTGTGGACCGAGCGCGGCGGCCCGGCGACGATCGTGCCGATGTTTCTGCTGTACGACTACAGCTTCTTGCCCGAGGGGGCGACGAGCAAAGCCGAGGGCCTGACCATCGCGCGGGAGCGCAACGTGGTGGCCACCGACGAGTTCCTGCTGTCGTCGGAGCCGTACCCCACCCGGGAGGCCTGGTGCCGGGAGCGGCTCGCCACCACGCGGGCGCGTCTCGAGAAGCTCGACTGGATGACACCGACCGTCCTGGTGAACCATTTCCCCCTGGTCCGCGAGCCCTGCGACGCGCTGTTCTACCCGGAGTTCTCGCTGTGGTGCGGAACCACCAAGACCGCCGACTGGCACACCCGCTACAACGCCGTGTGTTCGGTCTACGGTCACCTGCACATCCCGCGCACCACCTGGTACGACGACGTGCGCTTCGAGGAGGTGTCGGTGGGTTACCCGCGGGAGTGGCGCCGCCGCAAGCCGCACAGCTGGCTGCGCCAGGTGTTGCCCGATCCGCAATACGCGCCCGGCTACCTCAACGACTTCGGCGGTCACTTCGAGATCACTCCCGAGATGCGGCAGCAGGCCGCCCAGTTCCGGGAACGGTTGCGGCAGCGGCAATCACGATGA
- the pptT gene encoding 4'-phosphopantetheinyl transferase PptT, translated as MTEEMLVSSVLPASDGLAYSEVYADPPDLAPLPEEEPLIARSVAKRRNEFITVRHCARVALGELGLPPVPILKGEKGEPCWPDGVVGSLTHCTGYRGAVVGRAEAVRSVGIDAEPHDVLPDGVLNAISLPEERHELETLPEGLHWDRILFCAKEATYKAWFPLTKRWLGFEDAHIVFDLDPPDGGTTGVFVSKILIDGQALDGPPLTALRGRWSVERGLVLTAIVL; from the coding sequence ATGACCGAGGAGATGCTGGTTTCCTCGGTGCTGCCGGCATCCGACGGTCTGGCGTACTCCGAGGTGTATGCCGATCCGCCCGACCTTGCCCCGCTGCCCGAAGAGGAGCCGCTGATCGCCAGGTCGGTGGCCAAGCGGCGCAACGAATTCATCACCGTCCGGCACTGCGCGCGCGTCGCGCTGGGCGAGCTCGGCCTGCCGCCGGTGCCGATCCTCAAGGGCGAGAAGGGCGAACCGTGCTGGCCCGACGGTGTGGTGGGCAGCCTCACCCACTGCACCGGCTACCGCGGTGCGGTGGTGGGACGCGCCGAAGCCGTGCGCTCGGTGGGCATCGACGCCGAACCGCACGACGTGCTGCCCGACGGCGTGCTGAACGCGATCAGTCTGCCCGAGGAGCGACACGAACTCGAGACGTTGCCCGAAGGCCTGCACTGGGACCGAATCCTGTTCTGCGCCAAGGAGGCGACGTACAAGGCCTGGTTTCCGTTGACCAAGCGCTGGTTGGGTTTCGAGGACGCCCACATCGTGTTCGACCTCGACCCGCCCGACGGGGGCACCACCGGGGTGTTCGTGTCCAAGATCCTGATCGACGGCCAGGCCCTCGACGGCCCACCGCTGACCGCGCTGAGGGGCCGCTGGTCGGTGGAGCGGGGGCTGGTGCTGACCGCGATCGTGCTATGA
- the truB gene encoding tRNA pseudouridine(55) synthase TruB: protein MSSSRGGPKPGPGLVVVDKPAGMTSHDVVARCRRIFGTRRVGHAGTLDPMATGVLVIGVDRATKILGLLTAASKSYAATIRLGQTTSTEDAEGQVLHSVSATHLTREAIAAAVAGLRGDIEQVPSAVSAIKVDGRRAYRLVREGQAVELQARPVRVDRFEVLDVRSDGRFLDVDVEVDCSSGTYIRALARDVGAALGVGGHLTALRRTRVGRFSLEQARSLDDLAERPGLSLTLDEACLLTFPSRDLTAAEAEATANGRPLSPAGIDGVYAGRDPDGRVIALLRDEGPRTKSVVVIRPATLEE, encoded by the coding sequence ATGAGCTCGAGCCGCGGCGGCCCGAAGCCCGGTCCAGGTTTGGTCGTCGTCGACAAGCCCGCCGGGATGACCAGTCACGACGTGGTGGCGCGCTGCCGCCGCATCTTCGGCACCCGCAGGGTGGGCCACGCGGGGACGCTGGACCCGATGGCCACCGGCGTGCTGGTGATCGGGGTCGACCGCGCCACCAAGATCCTCGGCCTGTTGACGGCGGCCTCGAAGTCCTATGCCGCCACGATCCGGCTCGGCCAGACCACCTCCACCGAGGACGCCGAAGGTCAAGTGCTGCACAGCGTCTCGGCCACCCACCTGACGCGTGAGGCGATCGCCGCCGCGGTCGCCGGCCTGCGCGGCGACATCGAGCAGGTGCCGTCGGCGGTCAGCGCGATCAAGGTCGACGGGCGGCGCGCCTACCGGCTGGTGCGCGAGGGCCAGGCCGTCGAGCTGCAGGCCCGGCCGGTACGCGTCGACCGGTTCGAGGTGCTCGACGTCCGGTCCGACGGCCGGTTCCTCGACGTGGACGTGGAGGTCGACTGCTCGTCGGGCACCTACATCCGCGCGCTGGCCCGCGACGTCGGGGCCGCACTCGGCGTCGGCGGGCATCTGACGGCGCTGCGGCGCACCCGCGTCGGTCGCTTCTCGCTGGAGCAGGCCCGCTCCCTCGACGACCTGGCCGAGCGGCCCGGCCTGTCGCTGACCCTGGACGAGGCGTGCCTGCTGACCTTTCCCAGCCGCGACCTGACCGCCGCGGAGGCCGAGGCGACGGCCAACGGGCGCCCGCTTTCGCCGGCCGGCATCGACGGCGTCTACGCCGGCCGCGACCCCGACGGCCGGGTGATCGCGCTGCTGCGCGACGAGGGCCCGCGCACCAAGTCGGTGGTCGTCATCCGCCCGGCGACGCTGGAGGAATAG
- a CDS encoding lipid-transfer protein: MSNKVYVVGVGMTKFEKPGRREGWDYPDMARESGTNALADAGVDYREVQQGYVGYVAGDSTSGQRALYELGMTGIPIVNVNNNCSTGSTALFLAAQAIRGGIVDCAIALGFEKMQPGALSGGAQDRESPMGKHVKAMAEIDEFAMPVAPWMFGAAGREHMRQYGTTAEHFAKIGYKNHKHSVNNPFAQFQESYTLDDILAARMISDPLTKLQCSPTSDGSGAAILASESFVDSHGLAGQAVEIVGQAMTTDFASTFDGSAKNLIGYDMNVQAAQQVYDQCGLGPEDFQVIELHDCFSANELLLYEALGLCGPGEAPKLIDNGDTTYGGRWVVNPSGGLISKGHPLGATGLAQCAELTWQLRGSADRRQVENVSAALQHNIGLGGAAVVTAYQRAER; encoded by the coding sequence ATGTCCAACAAGGTGTATGTCGTCGGCGTCGGCATGACGAAATTCGAGAAGCCGGGCCGCCGCGAGGGCTGGGACTACCCGGACATGGCACGGGAGTCGGGGACCAACGCGCTGGCCGACGCGGGCGTGGACTACCGCGAGGTGCAGCAGGGCTACGTCGGCTACGTCGCCGGCGATTCGACGTCGGGGCAGCGGGCGCTCTACGAGCTCGGCATGACCGGCATCCCGATCGTCAACGTCAACAACAACTGCTCGACCGGTTCGACCGCGCTTTTCCTGGCGGCCCAGGCCATCCGCGGCGGGATCGTCGACTGCGCGATCGCGCTCGGCTTCGAGAAGATGCAACCCGGAGCGCTGAGCGGGGGAGCCCAGGACCGCGAATCGCCGATGGGCAAACACGTCAAGGCGATGGCCGAGATCGACGAGTTCGCGATGCCCGTCGCGCCGTGGATGTTCGGCGCCGCCGGCCGCGAGCACATGCGTCAATACGGCACCACCGCAGAGCATTTCGCCAAGATCGGCTACAAGAATCACAAGCACTCGGTCAACAACCCGTTCGCGCAGTTCCAGGAGTCCTACACTCTCGACGACATCCTGGCCGCGCGCATGATTTCCGACCCGCTGACCAAGTTGCAGTGTTCGCCCACGTCCGACGGTTCCGGAGCGGCGATCCTGGCCTCGGAGAGCTTCGTCGACAGCCACGGGTTGGCCGGCCAGGCGGTGGAGATCGTCGGCCAGGCCATGACCACCGACTTCGCGTCGACCTTCGACGGCAGCGCCAAGAACCTGATCGGGTATGACATGAACGTCCAAGCCGCCCAACAGGTTTACGACCAGTGCGGGTTGGGTCCCGAGGACTTCCAGGTCATCGAGTTGCACGACTGCTTCTCGGCCAACGAGCTGCTGCTGTACGAGGCGCTGGGTCTGTGCGGCCCGGGCGAGGCGCCCAAGCTGATCGACAACGGCGACACCACCTACGGCGGCCGCTGGGTGGTCAACCCGTCCGGCGGGCTGATCTCCAAGGGCCACCCGCTGGGCGCCACCGGGCTGGCGCAGTGCGCCGAGCTGACCTGGCAGCTGCGCGGCTCCGCCGACCGGCGGCAGGTCGAAAACGTCAGCGCCGCACTGCAACACAACATCGGGCTGGGCGGCGCGGCCGTCGTCACCGCCTATCAGCGCGCCGAACGCTGA
- a CDS encoding acyl-CoA dehydrogenase family protein has protein sequence MIEWSDADLMVRDAVRQFIDKEIRPHLDELETGAMSPYPIARKLFSQFGLDAMAAESVKSMLERERAKQAGEARDEEPSGTGGSGGMAGQASMVAMLVSELAGVSIGLLSTVSVSLGLGATTIMSRGTLAQKERWLPGLMTLEKIAAWAITEPDSGSDAFGGMKTTVKRDGDDYLLNGQKTFITNGPYADVLVVYAKLDDGSSVDAQDKRNRPVLVFVLDSGMPGLTQGKPFKKMGMMSSPTGELFFDNVRLGRDRLLGESEQHAGGDGRDSARDNFAAERIGIAMMALGIINECHRLCVDYAKTRTLWGKNIGQFQLIQLKLAKMEIARMNVQNMVFHTIERQQAGKPLTLAEASAIKLYSSEVATDVAMEAVQLFGGNGYMAEYRVEQLARDAKSLMIYAGSNEVQVTHIAKGLLG, from the coding sequence ATGATCGAGTGGTCCGACGCGGACCTGATGGTCCGGGACGCGGTCCGTCAGTTCATCGACAAAGAGATTCGTCCGCACCTCGACGAATTGGAAACCGGTGCGATGTCGCCGTACCCGATCGCGCGCAAGCTCTTCAGCCAGTTCGGTCTCGACGCGATGGCCGCCGAATCGGTCAAGTCGATGCTGGAGCGCGAGCGCGCCAAGCAAGCGGGCGAGGCGCGTGACGAAGAGCCGTCCGGCACAGGCGGTTCCGGCGGGATGGCCGGCCAGGCGTCGATGGTCGCCATGCTGGTCTCCGAGCTCGCCGGCGTGAGCATCGGGTTGTTGAGCACCGTCTCGGTCAGCCTCGGCCTGGGTGCGACGACCATCATGAGCCGCGGCACGCTGGCCCAGAAGGAACGCTGGCTGCCCGGGCTGATGACGCTGGAGAAGATCGCGGCGTGGGCCATCACCGAGCCCGACTCCGGCTCGGACGCCTTCGGCGGCATGAAGACCACCGTCAAACGGGACGGTGACGACTACCTCCTCAACGGGCAGAAGACTTTCATCACCAACGGGCCCTACGCCGATGTGCTGGTGGTCTACGCCAAGCTGGACGACGGCTCATCGGTGGACGCGCAGGACAAGCGCAACCGGCCGGTGCTGGTTTTCGTGCTCGACTCCGGTATGCCGGGCCTGACGCAGGGCAAGCCGTTCAAGAAGATGGGCATGATGTCGTCGCCGACGGGCGAATTGTTCTTCGACAACGTGCGGCTGGGCCGCGACCGGCTGCTGGGGGAGAGCGAGCAGCACGCCGGCGGGGACGGTCGCGACAGCGCGCGCGACAATTTCGCCGCCGAGCGGATCGGGATCGCGATGATGGCGCTGGGCATCATCAACGAATGTCACCGGCTCTGCGTGGATTACGCGAAGACGCGCACGCTGTGGGGCAAGAACATCGGGCAGTTCCAGCTGATCCAGCTCAAGCTGGCCAAGATGGAGATCGCCCGGATGAACGTGCAGAACATGGTGTTTCACACGATCGAGCGCCAGCAGGCGGGCAAACCGCTGACGCTGGCCGAGGCCTCGGCGATCAAGCTGTACTCGTCGGAGGTGGCCACCGACGTCGCGATGGAGGCCGTCCAGCTGTTCGGGGGCAACGGCTACATGGCCGAGTACCGGGTGGAGCAGCTCGCCCGCGACGCGAAGTCGTTGATGATCTACGCGGGCAGCAACGAGGTCCAGGTCACCCACATCGCCAAGGGGCTGTTGGGCTAA
- the mntR gene encoding manganese-binding transcriptional regulator MntR gives MRADEERGGLTAVGQDYLKVIWNAQEWSPKDAPQKVSTKMLAEKIGVSASTASESIRKLAEQGLVDHEKYGAVSLTEAGRRAALAMVRRHRLLETFLVNELGYGWDEVHDEAEVLEHAVSDRLVARIDAKLGFPQRDPHGDPIPASDGQVPTPPARQLWACGDGDTGTVARISDADPQMLRYFADVGINLDSRLRVLTRREFAGMISVAIESGDGAETTVDLGSPAARAIWVTASA, from the coding sequence GTGAGGGCTGACGAAGAGCGTGGCGGTCTCACCGCGGTCGGCCAGGACTACCTCAAGGTCATCTGGAACGCCCAGGAGTGGTCCCCCAAGGACGCCCCGCAAAAGGTCAGCACCAAGATGCTGGCCGAGAAGATCGGGGTGTCGGCGAGCACGGCCTCGGAGTCGATCCGCAAACTCGCCGAGCAGGGCCTGGTCGACCACGAGAAATACGGGGCCGTGTCCCTGACCGAGGCGGGCCGGCGGGCGGCGCTGGCCATGGTGCGCAGGCATCGGCTCCTGGAGACCTTCCTGGTCAACGAGCTCGGCTACGGCTGGGACGAGGTGCACGACGAGGCCGAGGTGCTCGAGCACGCGGTATCGGATCGACTGGTGGCCCGCATCGACGCCAAGCTGGGGTTCCCCCAACGCGACCCGCACGGCGACCCGATCCCGGCTTCGGACGGGCAGGTGCCCACCCCGCCGGCCCGCCAGCTGTGGGCGTGCGGCGACGGAGACACCGGAACCGTGGCCCGTATCTCCGACGCCGACCCGCAGATGCTGCGCTACTTCGCCGACGTCGGCATCAATCTCGACTCGCGGCTGCGGGTGCTGACCCGTCGGGAGTTCGCCGGCATGATCTCGGTGGCGATCGAATCCGGCGACGGCGCGGAGACGACGGTCGACCTGGGCAGCCCGGCCGCCCGGGCGATCTGGGTGACTGCGTCCGCTTAG
- a CDS encoding bifunctional riboflavin kinase/FAD synthetase, whose amino-acid sequence MQRWRGQDEIPTDWGRCVLTIGVFDGVHRGHAELIAHAVKAGRARNVPTVLMTFDPHPMEVVYPGSHPAQLTTLTRRAELVEEMGIDVFLVMPFTSDFMKLTPERYVHELLVEHLHVVEVVVGENFTFGKKAAGNVETLRRAGERFGFAVESMSLLSEHHSNETVTFSSTYIRSCVDAGDVVTAMEALGRPHRVEGVVVRGEGRGMELGFPTANVAPPMYSAIPADGVYAAWFTLLGHGPVTGTVVPGERYQAAVSVGTNPTFSGRTRTVEAFVLDTTADLYGQYVALDFVARIRGQRKFDSVRDLVEAMGNDTDRARTMLSAQG is encoded by the coding sequence GTGCAGCGGTGGCGCGGCCAAGACGAGATCCCCACGGATTGGGGCAGGTGTGTGCTCACCATCGGCGTGTTCGACGGTGTGCACCGGGGCCATGCCGAACTGATCGCGCATGCGGTCAAGGCCGGGCGGGCGCGCAACGTGCCGACCGTGCTGATGACCTTCGACCCGCACCCGATGGAAGTGGTCTACCCCGGCAGCCATCCGGCGCAGCTGACGACGCTGACGCGGCGCGCCGAGCTGGTCGAGGAGATGGGCATCGACGTCTTCCTGGTCATGCCTTTCACCAGCGATTTCATGAAGCTGACCCCGGAGCGCTACGTCCACGAGCTGCTGGTGGAGCACCTGCACGTGGTGGAGGTCGTGGTGGGCGAGAACTTCACCTTCGGCAAGAAGGCGGCCGGCAACGTCGAGACCCTGCGGCGCGCCGGTGAGCGCTTCGGGTTCGCGGTCGAGTCGATGTCGCTGCTGTCCGAACACCACAGCAACGAGACGGTGACGTTCTCCTCCACCTACATCCGATCCTGCGTCGACGCCGGCGACGTGGTGACCGCCATGGAGGCCCTGGGCCGTCCGCACCGCGTCGAGGGCGTCGTCGTCCGGGGCGAGGGGCGGGGCATGGAGCTGGGATTCCCCACCGCCAACGTGGCGCCGCCGATGTATTCGGCGATCCCGGCCGACGGCGTGTACGCCGCCTGGTTCACCCTGCTCGGCCACGGGCCGGTGACCGGGACCGTCGTCCCGGGCGAGCGCTACCAGGCCGCGGTGTCCGTCGGCACCAACCCGACCTTCTCCGGACGCACCCGGACCGTCGAGGCCTTCGTCCTGGACACGACCGCCGATCTCTACGGCCAGTACGTGGCCTTGGACTTCGTCGCGCGCATCCGCGGACAGCGCAAGTTCGACTCGGTGCGGGACCTGGTCGAGGCGATGGGCAACGACACCGACCGGGCCCGCACGATGCTCTCGGCGCAGGGCTGA
- a CDS encoding SRPBCC family protein, with product MPVTDVQHDPENLTLTITADFAAPVQRIWQVYADPRQLERVWGPPSHPATVVDHSLTPGSRTTYFMTGPDGEKYAGYWEITAVDEPTSFTFLDGFADLDFNPNPDLPVSVNVYTFAEHGGGTRATYVSTFSSAEALQQVLDMGVVEGASSAINQIDDLVAS from the coding sequence ATGCCCGTCACCGACGTCCAGCACGATCCCGAGAACCTGACGCTGACCATCACCGCCGACTTCGCCGCGCCGGTGCAGCGGATCTGGCAGGTCTACGCCGACCCGCGTCAACTGGAGAGGGTGTGGGGGCCGCCGTCGCATCCGGCGACCGTCGTCGACCACAGCCTCACGCCCGGAAGCCGCACGACGTACTTCATGACCGGCCCGGACGGCGAAAAGTACGCCGGCTACTGGGAGATCACGGCCGTCGACGAACCGACGAGCTTTACGTTCCTCGACGGCTTCGCCGACCTGGACTTCAACCCCAACCCCGACCTGCCGGTCTCGGTGAACGTGTACACCTTCGCCGAGCACGGCGGCGGCACCCGGGCGACCTACGTGAGCACCTTCTCCTCCGCCGAGGCGCTGCAGCAGGTACTGGACATGGGCGTGGTGGAGGGCGCCTCTTCGGCGATCAACCAGATCGACGACCTGGTCGCGTCCTGA
- a CDS encoding ArsR/SmtB family transcription factor yields MTVAQEDRVDALFHALADRTRRDIMRRTLAGEHSVSTLACKYDMSFAAVQKHVAVLEKAGLITKRRSGREQLASGDVTAVRSVASMLAELELLWRGRIARVDELIASDSTDSTNSTED; encoded by the coding sequence GTGACCGTAGCCCAAGAGGACCGGGTGGACGCCCTGTTCCACGCCCTCGCCGACCGAACCCGGCGCGACATCATGCGCCGGACGCTGGCCGGGGAACACTCGGTGTCCACGCTCGCGTGCAAGTACGACATGAGCTTTGCGGCGGTGCAGAAGCACGTCGCCGTGCTCGAGAAGGCCGGCCTGATAACCAAACGGCGCAGCGGTCGCGAGCAGTTGGCCAGCGGGGACGTGACGGCCGTGCGGTCGGTCGCTTCCATGCTGGCCGAGCTGGAACTCCTCTGGCGCGGCCGCATCGCACGCGTCGACGAGCTCATCGCATCCGACTCGACCGATTCGACCAACTCAACGGAGGACTGA
- the rpsO gene encoding 30S ribosomal protein S15 has protein sequence MALTAEQKKEILGTYGLHDSDTGSPEAQVALLTKRIADLTEHLKVHKHDHHSRRGLLLLVGRRRRLLKYVAQIDVERYRSLVERLGLRR, from the coding sequence GTGGCGCTGACCGCCGAGCAGAAGAAAGAAATCCTGGGCACCTACGGCCTGCATGACTCCGACACGGGCTCCCCGGAGGCGCAGGTCGCGCTGCTGACCAAGCGGATCGCCGACCTGACCGAGCACCTGAAGGTGCACAAGCACGATCACCACTCCCGGCGGGGACTGCTCCTGCTGGTCGGCCGGCGCCGCAGGCTGCTCAAGTACGTCGCCCAGATCGACGTGGAGCGGTACCGCTCGCTGGTCGAGCGCCTGGGCCTGCGCCGCTGA